In Flavivirga abyssicola, the following are encoded in one genomic region:
- the fsa gene encoding fructose-6-phosphate aldolase, whose amino-acid sequence MKFFIDTANLDDIAEAQALGVLDGVTTNPSLMAKEGITGAENILAHYQKICDLVDGDVSAEVISTDFEGMVEEGEKLAALHPQIVVKLPLIADGIKACKYFSDKGIRTNVTLVFSAGQALLAAKAGATYVSPFIGRLDDISTDGLNLIAEIRQIYDNYAFDTQILAASVRHTMHVIDCAKLGSDVMTGPLSSIKGLLKHPLTDIGLAKFLEDYKKGNQ is encoded by the coding sequence ATGAAATTTTTTATAGATACAGCTAACCTTGACGATATTGCAGAAGCACAAGCTTTAGGTGTTTTAGATGGTGTTACAACAAACCCATCATTAATGGCAAAAGAAGGTATAACAGGAGCTGAAAATATTTTAGCACATTACCAGAAAATTTGTGATTTAGTTGATGGAGATGTAAGTGCAGAAGTGATTTCTACCGACTTTGAAGGTATGGTAGAAGAAGGAGAAAAATTAGCAGCTTTACACCCACAAATAGTTGTAAAATTACCATTAATAGCAGATGGTATAAAAGCCTGTAAATATTTTTCAGATAAAGGAATAAGAACAAATGTAACCTTAGTTTTTTCTGCAGGACAAGCATTATTAGCAGCAAAAGCTGGAGCTACCTATGTATCTCCTTTTATTGGTAGATTAGACGATATTTCTACAGATGGCTTGAATTTAATAGCTGAAATTAGACAAATTTATGACAACTATGCTTTCGATACTCAAATCTTAGCAGCGTCTGTACGTCATACCATGCATGTTATAGATTGTGCGAAATTAGGATCTGATGTTATGACAGGGCCATTATCTTCAATTAAAGGATTGCTTAAGCACCCATTAACTGACATTGGTTTAGCTAAATTTTTAGAAGACTATAAAAAAGGAAATCAATAA
- a CDS encoding GAF domain-containing protein — MDINDNIESPLNLKVSFNVMLKHYKALAKNDDEFVAARAKRILDMARAYPELEEGFSDVSLLKEREKEIAIILEDSFSPVLTKNEIKTASVPFHNLIFNSSERFKSIIKTAGDNFELQIKNMPEDDRYIIACTIILNFCYGYNLNFKRPFYYEIPDANGIIRYYKILYNADFCEIVPTKAAKKITQEDYNELLDNFENIDLWKEKFPPNSYIFRGFVISNIFDVTDDQSISNIKSNLIGEDKRKDEGFIEEFHEVFRSLLGINDLKVGFSIYNEEEETFERVYGVGMNSFLLNKSEKICCEGALCGWSHNRLLNENKYFSVSDVDKVFKLSKGKTPHIASLHEQGIKSAIFAPIANDKGLMGILEIVSNKPQVLNSINANKLIDVMPFIVSAVERSKSDEENLIEAIIQKECTSIHPSVHWRFEREAKNFIKSEMNGEQAVFKKIAFENIYPLYGQIDIKGSSEARNKATQQDLTLQLSAIKRILEKASEIESLPIYDQFIYQTDNYLKGLSVHFQVDSEQQISDFFRKEIEPILKHLYTIDELKEQINAYFESIDDKVNMLYRHRKDYDDTIALINKEMAALLDAKQVEAQQMYPHYFERFKTDGVEHNMYIGESITREDSFNLIYLYNLRLWQLQVMCEMENSYYQMQSDFPVSLDVASMILVFNQPLSISFRMDEKQFDVDGTYNARYEIVKKRVDKAYIKGTTERVTQKGKISIVYSQKQDEKEYLRYIKFLQSRHYLDTDVEIVELQDLQAVTGLKAIRVSVLYHKDENDKAFYTYDDLMKEIRA, encoded by the coding sequence ATGGATATTAACGATAACATCGAATCACCTTTAAATTTAAAAGTGAGTTTTAATGTCATGCTTAAACATTATAAAGCTTTGGCTAAAAATGATGATGAATTTGTTGCGGCCAGAGCGAAGCGTATTTTAGATATGGCTCGTGCATATCCAGAGTTAGAAGAAGGTTTTAGTGATGTTTCCTTATTAAAAGAAAGAGAAAAGGAAATAGCAATTATTCTTGAAGATTCATTTAGTCCCGTTTTAACTAAAAATGAAATAAAAACAGCGTCAGTTCCTTTTCATAATTTAATATTTAATTCATCAGAACGATTTAAAAGTATTATTAAAACGGCGGGTGATAATTTTGAACTTCAAATAAAAAATATGCCAGAGGATGATAGATATATCATAGCATGTACTATCATTTTAAATTTTTGTTATGGTTATAATTTAAATTTCAAAAGACCATTTTATTACGAAATACCTGATGCTAATGGAATAATTCGTTATTATAAAATACTATATAATGCAGATTTTTGTGAAATCGTTCCAACAAAAGCTGCTAAAAAAATCACCCAGGAAGACTATAATGAGTTACTGGATAATTTTGAAAACATAGACCTTTGGAAAGAGAAATTTCCTCCTAATAGTTATATCTTCAGAGGATTTGTAATATCGAATATTTTTGACGTTACAGACGATCAATCCATATCCAATATAAAGTCTAACCTTATAGGTGAAGACAAGCGAAAAGACGAAGGTTTTATTGAAGAGTTCCATGAAGTTTTTAGATCGCTTTTAGGAATAAACGATCTAAAAGTTGGGTTTTCAATCTATAATGAAGAAGAAGAAACATTTGAACGTGTTTATGGTGTTGGAATGAACAGTTTTTTACTGAACAAATCAGAAAAAATTTGTTGTGAAGGCGCTTTATGTGGCTGGTCACATAATAGGTTGTTAAATGAAAATAAATATTTTTCTGTTTCAGATGTAGATAAAGTATTTAAACTGTCTAAAGGTAAAACACCACATATTGCTTCATTACATGAACAAGGTATAAAAAGTGCCATTTTCGCACCTATAGCTAATGATAAAGGCTTAATGGGGATATTAGAAATAGTGTCTAATAAACCACAAGTGCTAAATAGTATAAACGCCAACAAATTAATAGATGTTATGCCGTTTATTGTATCGGCAGTTGAGCGATCCAAAAGTGATGAAGAGAATTTAATAGAAGCGATTATACAAAAAGAATGTACCTCAATTCATCCAAGTGTACATTGGCGATTTGAAAGAGAAGCAAAGAATTTTATTAAATCTGAAATGAATGGTGAACAAGCTGTCTTTAAAAAGATCGCTTTTGAGAATATCTATCCGCTTTACGGTCAGATTGATATTAAAGGATCTTCGGAGGCGCGAAATAAAGCCACGCAACAAGATTTAACGTTGCAATTATCGGCGATTAAAAGGATATTAGAAAAAGCTTCAGAAATAGAAAGTTTACCAATTTATGATCAATTTATATACCAGACAGATAATTATTTGAAAGGGTTAAGTGTTCATTTTCAAGTAGACAGCGAACAACAAATATCTGATTTTTTTAGGAAAGAGATAGAACCGATTCTTAAGCACTTATATACAATCGATGAGTTAAAAGAACAAATTAATGCCTATTTTGAGAGTATTGATGATAAGGTAAATATGCTTTACAGACATAGAAAAGACTATGATGATACTATTGCATTAATTAATAAAGAAATGGCAGCCCTTTTAGACGCAAAACAAGTTGAAGCACAGCAAATGTATCCGCATTATTTTGAGCGTTTTAAAACAGATGGAGTAGAGCATAATATGTATATCGGTGAATCCATTACCAGAGAAGATAGTTTTAATCTTATCTATTTATACAATTTACGTTTGTGGCAATTGCAGGTTATGTGTGAGATGGAAAATTCATATTACCAAATGCAATCAGATTTTCCAGTGTCTTTAGATGTAGCATCTATGATATTAGTGTTTAATCAGCCGTTATCTATAAGTTTCAGAATGGATGAAAAACAATTTGATGTTGATGGAACATATAATGCCCGTTACGAAATTGTAAAAAAACGAGTAGATAAAGCCTATATAAAAGGAACCACAGAGCGTGTTACTCAAAAAGGTAAAATAAGCATCGTATACTCTCAGAAACAAGATGAAAAAGAGTATTTAAGATATATTAAATTTTTACAGTCTAGACACTATTTAGATACGGATGTTGAAATAGTGGAACTTCAAGATTTACAAGCTGTTACAGGGCTTAAGGCGATTCGAGTAAGTGTGCTGTATCATAAAGATGAAAACGACAAAGCGTTTTATACTTATGATGACTTAATGAAGGAAATCAGGGCCTAA
- a CDS encoding pentapeptide repeat-containing protein gives MIENKGFDNLNYSETPLDKGEYEDCRFTNCNFVNADLSNISLTDCQFIDCHFSLTNINHTVLNDVSFANCKLLGIHFNNCDDLFLSVSFDNCNMELSVFYNLTLKKTLFKDCNLTSVDFTETDLSRSIFQNCNLKHVLFQNTFLEHVDFRTAYNLSIDPENNKIKHAKFSKENVAGLLGKYQIKIT, from the coding sequence ATGATTGAGAATAAAGGCTTTGATAATCTAAATTATTCTGAAACACCTTTAGATAAAGGGGAATATGAAGACTGTAGATTTACTAACTGTAATTTTGTGAATGCTGATTTATCAAATATATCACTTACCGATTGCCAATTTATCGATTGTCATTTTAGCTTAACTAACATAAATCACACGGTGCTTAATGATGTCTCTTTTGCTAATTGTAAATTATTAGGTATTCATTTTAATAATTGTGATGATTTATTTTTATCTGTTTCTTTTGATAATTGCAACATGGAACTATCTGTATTTTATAACCTAACTTTAAAAAAGACACTTTTTAAAGACTGTAATTTAACGAGTGTAGATTTTACCGAAACTGATTTATCTCGCAGTATTTTTCAAAATTGCAATTTAAAGCATGTCCTTTTTCAAAATACGTTCCTGGAACATGTTGACTTTAGAACGGCATATAACCTATCTATAGATCCTGAAAATAATAAAATAAAACATGCTAAATTTTCAAAAGAGAATGTTGCTGGGTTACTTGGGAAGTATCAGATTAAAATAACTTAA
- a CDS encoding Pycsar system effector family protein, with protein MDNLIAEAEKYVIQYLNDNLDNKFIYHNLSHTQSVVKKANELAELSNLKETGKSLLLLSAWFHDTGYTKSIDNHEAESVKIAEVFLKEHNVSENDIKTISDLILATKMKYVPKNQLEKIIRDADCAHIGSKRFIDITELLRKEWEIACNKTLSEEEWLSMNIDFLSNEHRFYTNEASANWDKMKSKNLSQLLKAQNKLKQDSTKLKHKKEELHFKKNKVALPERGIETMFRVTLKNHITLSNIADTKANILLSVNAIIVSLVLSNLVSKLDNASNQYLIVPTIIFVLFTVVSIVLSILATRPNVTSGKFTKEDVANKKVNLLFFGNFHKMSLKDFEWAMGEMMQDRDYLYSSMKKDLYFLGLVLDKKYKILRLTYSVFMIGIIVSVLSFAIAFQFFSGASSISL; from the coding sequence ATGGACAATCTTATTGCTGAAGCAGAAAAATATGTTATTCAATATTTAAACGATAATCTTGATAACAAATTTATTTATCATAATTTATCGCATACGCAAAGTGTAGTAAAAAAAGCGAATGAATTGGCTGAGCTGTCAAATTTAAAAGAAACTGGCAAATCTCTTTTATTATTAAGTGCTTGGTTTCATGATACTGGTTATACTAAAAGCATAGATAATCATGAAGCCGAAAGTGTAAAAATAGCTGAAGTTTTTCTTAAGGAGCACAACGTATCTGAAAATGACATAAAAACTATTTCTGATTTGATTTTAGCTACTAAAATGAAATACGTGCCTAAAAATCAGCTAGAAAAGATAATAAGGGATGCCGATTGCGCTCATATAGGAAGCAAAAGATTTATTGACATTACTGAGTTGCTTAGAAAAGAATGGGAAATTGCCTGTAATAAAACACTTAGTGAAGAAGAATGGCTAAGCATGAACATTGATTTTTTATCTAATGAGCATAGGTTTTACACTAATGAAGCTTCTGCAAATTGGGACAAAATGAAGAGTAAAAACCTCTCACAATTATTGAAAGCTCAAAACAAATTAAAACAAGACAGTACAAAACTCAAACATAAAAAAGAGGAATTACATTTTAAAAAGAATAAAGTGGCGCTACCAGAGCGTGGTATTGAAACCATGTTTAGGGTAACTCTTAAAAACCACATTACTTTAAGTAATATTGCCGACACTAAGGCTAATATTTTATTATCGGTTAATGCTATAATTGTCTCCTTAGTCCTTTCTAATTTAGTTTCAAAACTAGACAATGCTTCAAATCAATATTTAATTGTTCCTACGATTATTTTTGTGTTGTTTACAGTTGTATCTATAGTATTATCTATTTTAGCTACGCGCCCAAATGTTACAAGTGGCAAGTTTACCAAAGAAGATGTTGCTAATAAAAAGGTTAATTTATTATTTTTTGGTAATTTTCATAAAATGAGCCTTAAAGATTTTGAATGGGCCATGGGAGAAATGATGCAGGATAGGGACTATCTTTATTCTTCTATGAAAAAAGACTTATATTTTCTTGGATTAGTTTTAGACAAAAAATATAAAATACTTCGTTTAACTTATAGCGTATTTATGATAGGTATTATAGTGAGTGTTCTTTCTTTTGCTATTGCATTTCAGTTTTTTTCTGGTGCTTCTTCTATTTCATTATAA
- the msrB gene encoding peptide-methionine (R)-S-oxide reductase MsrB: MLTWKDVINFSVKGNPVPDRRVEKKDAEWRVQLTPEQFRITRQKGTERPHSGALCSTHEAGKYNCVCCGTPLFDSTIKFSSGTGWPSFTQPIKENAIKYEKDTAFGMVRVEVMCNTCDAHLGHVFPDGPEPSGLRYCINSESMQLEKEAINDK, from the coding sequence ATGCTAACTTGGAAAGACGTAATCAATTTTTCTGTAAAAGGAAACCCTGTTCCAGACAGGCGTGTCGAAAAAAAAGATGCTGAATGGCGTGTGCAATTAACTCCGGAGCAATTTAGAATTACCAGACAAAAAGGAACAGAACGTCCACATAGTGGTGCGTTGTGTAGTACACATGAGGCAGGTAAGTATAACTGTGTCTGTTGTGGTACACCTTTGTTCGATTCTACTATTAAATTTAGTTCAGGAACAGGTTGGCCCAGCTTTACACAGCCCATTAAAGAAAATGCTATTAAGTATGAAAAAGATACCGCATTTGGGATGGTACGTGTAGAGGTGATGTGTAATACGTGTGATGCTCATTTGGGACATGTGTTCCCCGATGGACCAGAGCCTAGCGGTTTGCGTTATTGTATCAATTCTGAATCTATGCAATTAGAAAAGGAAGCTATCAATGACAAATAA
- the msrA gene encoding peptide-methionine (S)-S-oxide reductase MsrA has protein sequence MTNKNIQLATFGGGCFWCTEAVFLEVRGVEKVVSGYSGGDVPGHPTYREICSGLTGHAEVVQVTFDAHVISYEEILVIFMTTHDPTTLNRQGADKGTQYRSVIYYHNDKQKDIAKVVLKEVAPYYENSIVTELSPLDVFYEAEDYHQDYYRNNQEQGYCSFVITPKLAKLRKLHADKLK, from the coding sequence ATGACAAATAAAAATATACAATTAGCCACATTTGGAGGCGGTTGTTTTTGGTGTACAGAAGCTGTATTTCTAGAAGTTAGAGGGGTTGAAAAAGTGGTATCTGGATATTCGGGAGGAGATGTCCCTGGACATCCAACTTATCGTGAGATTTGCTCGGGTTTGACAGGACATGCTGAAGTCGTTCAAGTAACATTTGATGCTCATGTGATTTCTTATGAGGAGATATTAGTTATTTTTATGACAACCCACGATCCCACAACTTTGAACAGGCAAGGGGCAGATAAAGGCACACAATACCGATCGGTGATTTATTATCATAATGACAAGCAAAAAGATATTGCAAAGGTTGTTTTAAAAGAAGTAGCGCCTTATTATGAAAATTCTATAGTTACAGAACTTAGCCCTTTAGATGTGTTTTATGAAGCAGAAGACTATCATCAAGACTACTATAGAAATAATCAGGAACAAGGGTATTGTAGCTTTGTAATTACGCCAAAATTGGCAAAACTGCGTAAACTTCACGCAGACAAATTAAAATAA
- a CDS encoding peroxiredoxin family protein: protein MSNHTEQEQVFSAPEFHINDWIDANGNKTEAIKLSDFKGKFKIVYCFQSWCPGCHSKGLPDLKKMVDALKEHSNISFLAIQTVFEGYHDNTYQKIVETQKKYGLKIPFGHDAGNDGKSRSNIMTNYQTGGTPWFIFIDKHDHVVFSDFHLNPDAAIRFLKTID, encoded by the coding sequence ATGTCAAATCACACAGAGCAAGAACAGGTGTTTAGTGCTCCGGAATTCCATATTAATGATTGGATTGATGCTAATGGGAATAAAACAGAAGCCATAAAACTTTCAGATTTTAAGGGCAAGTTTAAAATAGTATACTGTTTTCAAAGTTGGTGTCCAGGGTGTCATAGTAAAGGGTTGCCGGATCTTAAAAAAATGGTAGACGCTTTAAAAGAACATTCAAATATCTCATTTTTAGCCATACAAACTGTTTTTGAAGGGTATCATGATAATACCTACCAAAAGATAGTAGAAACTCAAAAAAAATATGGATTAAAAATACCGTTTGGGCATGATGCTGGAAATGATGGCAAGTCACGATCAAATATTATGACCAATTATCAAACAGGAGGAACCCCTTGGTTTATTTTTATTGACAAACATGATCATGTCGTATTCTCAGATTTTCATTTAAATCCAGATGCAGCAATCCGTTTTTTAAAAACAATTGATTAA
- a CDS encoding thioredoxin domain-containing protein translates to MKEAIKLYGADRCHKTQHYKAFFETRNLDYVFLDVETNGAFAEELRGLYENRKLNFPTKKPIR, encoded by the coding sequence ATGAAAGAAGCCATTAAGCTTTATGGTGCAGATAGGTGCCATAAAACGCAACATTATAAGGCATTTTTTGAAACACGTAATTTAGATTACGTGTTTCTGGATGTTGAAACTAATGGTGCTTTTGCTGAAGAACTAAGAGGTTTATATGAAAATAGGAAACTCAATTTTCCAACTAAGAAACCCATCAGATAA
- a CDS encoding peptide-methionine (S)-S-oxide reductase produces the protein MNSKLDKIALGGGCHWCTEAIFQSLIGVVEVEQGYVASVDENSNFSEAIIVHFNMDEMSLKTLIEMYLHTHKSTSNYSMRSKYRSAVYTFSEEQKKESEYIIENFQKDFEYRLITKVYPFQSFEASREAIQNYYQKNPEKPFCKTFIDPKLKYVMQKFSCQINQSKVAHIATTTV, from the coding sequence ATGAACAGCAAACTAGATAAAATAGCCTTAGGAGGTGGTTGCCATTGGTGTACAGAAGCCATATTTCAGTCGTTAATAGGCGTTGTAGAAGTTGAGCAAGGCTATGTCGCTTCAGTCGATGAAAACAGCAATTTTTCAGAAGCCATTATTGTGCATTTTAATATGGACGAAATGTCATTAAAGACACTTATTGAAATGTACTTACATACACATAAAAGTACAAGTAATTACTCTATGCGAAGTAAATACAGGTCTGCTGTTTATACATTTTCAGAAGAACAAAAAAAAGAATCAGAATACATTATTGAAAATTTTCAGAAAGATTTTGAATATAGGTTAATCACTAAAGTATATCCTTTTCAGTCTTTCGAAGCCTCAAGAGAAGCTATTCAAAATTATTATCAAAAAAATCCAGAAAAGCCTTTTTGTAAAACATTTATCGATCCCAAACTAAAATACGTAATGCAAAAATTTTCTTGTCAAATTAACCAAAGTAAAGTAGCACATATCGCTACGACTACAGTATAA
- a CDS encoding bifunctional alpha/beta hydrolase/OsmC family protein: MKSSKLNIQNNKGLKLQAYLELPANQKPNYFAIFAHCFTCTSSLSAVKNISRALTNYGFGVVRFDFTGLGRSEGEFAESHFSANVDDLIAVSNYMGTHYEAPSLLVGHSLGGAAVLSAASQLESIKAIATIGAPATVGHVTHLFSHGIDEVKAKGEVEVNIGGRPFKINKDFVEDFDKTDLPAIVKTLRKPLLILHAPTDTVVGIKNAEQLYHQAHHPKSFVTLDDADHLLSNPNDSKYAGNVIGTWVQRYFEPKENKMLETKGEQLVGHLNLVEDNFTTSIQTKKHTMIADEPSTVGGDDFGPSPYEYLNAGLVACTAMTLKMYAQRKQWDLQEVFVYVTHSRKHSDDLGLEIETPTYLDHISKKLKFVGNLDEKQKERLKEIASRCPVHKTIASEVVFNTTIVND; the protein is encoded by the coding sequence ATGAAAAGTTCAAAACTAAATATTCAAAATAACAAAGGCTTAAAACTTCAGGCGTATTTAGAATTGCCAGCAAATCAAAAACCGAATTACTTTGCCATTTTTGCACACTGTTTTACATGCACCAGTTCATTGAGTGCCGTAAAAAATATTAGTCGCGCATTAACAAATTATGGTTTTGGAGTTGTAAGATTCGATTTTACAGGCTTGGGCAGAAGTGAAGGCGAGTTTGCAGAAAGTCATTTTTCTGCTAACGTTGATGACTTAATAGCTGTAAGTAATTATATGGGCACTCATTATGAAGCACCATCACTATTAGTGGGGCATTCGTTAGGTGGAGCGGCAGTTTTGTCGGCGGCTTCCCAATTAGAGAGTATAAAAGCCATAGCAACCATTGGAGCACCTGCAACAGTAGGTCATGTAACACATTTATTTTCTCATGGTATTGATGAAGTTAAAGCGAAGGGTGAGGTTGAAGTTAATATAGGAGGCCGTCCTTTTAAAATTAATAAAGACTTTGTAGAAGATTTTGATAAAACGGATTTGCCTGCCATTGTAAAGACATTACGGAAGCCATTATTAATTCTGCATGCGCCCACAGACACCGTTGTGGGTATTAAAAATGCAGAACAATTATATCATCAGGCACATCATCCCAAAAGTTTTGTAACGCTTGATGATGCAGATCATTTATTATCTAACCCAAATGATAGTAAATATGCAGGTAATGTAATTGGTACTTGGGTTCAACGGTATTTTGAACCCAAAGAAAATAAAATGCTGGAAACTAAAGGCGAGCAATTAGTAGGACATTTAAATTTAGTTGAAGACAATTTTACAACCTCTATTCAAACTAAAAAACATACCATGATTGCAGATGAACCTAGTACGGTTGGAGGTGATGATTTTGGACCTTCTCCTTATGAATACCTTAATGCTGGTTTGGTAGCTTGTACTGCTATGACCTTAAAAATGTATGCGCAACGTAAACAATGGGATTTACAAGAAGTATTTGTATATGTAACACATTCCAGAAAACATAGTGACGATTTAGGCCTAGAAATAGAAACTCCGACTTACTTGGATCATATTAGTAAAAAGCTGAAATTTGTTGGCAATTTGGATGAAAAACAAAAAGAGCGCCTAAAAGAAATAGCTTCAAGATGTCCAGTGCATAAGACCATTGCCAGCGAAGTCGTTTTTAATACAACAATCGTAAATGATTAA